Proteins co-encoded in one Periophthalmus magnuspinnatus isolate fPerMag1 chromosome 20, fPerMag1.2.pri, whole genome shotgun sequence genomic window:
- the LOC117388098 gene encoding LIM domain-containing protein, whose product MEWRSSLKRSQSLKAVTCDKPVWTDAGLRDKRASVSQLVARYQVEVSQNIQTTNRIDTEEKSKEDTIQQKAWRPHLQASDLKDDVHTNKSETWTDDTWIQSKSQTSLSRSRSLGSLNTIDTLKSKFEGKSVAPVKQETFLSPPRKSGNIVSKVEKTKNTEDGQSIPAEAPVNKDTTEAKQTSLFEKVENNTKIQRRKTIGGIDFETLAKSQAEEKRRSIVDSRDISEKVGVSVKAISALYLSKVAPQEPKTLVPSSELAKRTRLTKMAEDAKADTLPPASEDQLELHYRATIGSMQQRRRKNELKRLLKHTNPEITTLDKVVDKELAAVLQSEAEEAAAETGYEGEVFSKCLIFENCTTSQKGSSYSINMAQETDQTPTSVFEGHGTHSEPNKELTEEEERIDVQSTRRRFKEQPIKGIQSYQHQHHIKSQDNVYSEGKTLPDQIIQKSTSNIQESQYKTTDLHSIDLSIEQVQSENLDEDFTRIPEPETFGDMIKTSQDLFRHNPFITVNVEKEHSSFQKEVISEVDIPNVKNRKHLFESMPFDKIKQQNKDDIETMVENIRETLRLLYSANVLQSKGSIIEVHETMIATKVKFILTETGPVIMEDTVAEGGAQNFILHLLPRANVEPQIKYLKEDRDGAVRIMEVNAPVHHNHPDTEFKTANVVQLIEDILTQDNSLRKGVLIQDQVKQCAQVSVYSLYCYVDNEDIKSYCPSQQATAEVVEQEVGKSETIQKEIPQVTSGIIKSAIHCLQESQTETCTTPERPDIRIRGNVKLFRSCIEKGDMEYLKSLQAEADMIEEELPTNSPSNNANDDNASDIEYEPIDIKRLKGLFSADSIPAAPKPESCTNVSWLSSRSEDKSKKTANYEMLDKQQPYASNYIEDREFIHQAELVEVTNECEEICGLQAAISQLQKATNEAKSIHESLQERQDKHRANPTPALEIRTVTSPLKTNDSKDISTDQIYDSETKTEDEEVVLEGKLQAALQALERSNLNVARGGFEAAMIYRNSNKISSSVKGPPGETTAQTTGSCFECKPGLVEQNVGDASKEGASQNESIIEKNIKPPGPKPALPPKPEHLKANPKESQVKVPIQNVKTTSGNNTEVVTNSASLVKQANDHIEIQGTSQSKNTEKNIIDVAEKATAEQKMDKEEPDESHLNFHEACQIFGGKKTAMKKAAPVKPKRVKIADTKSQGQSNSGIPTSCNSDEQGNDREVKVTMRERKGRKETEDERRQRLSIHMDEIVRGNITAAMEIYDNLRKQEELENILIRVEEIEKDTSEVDVKSLRKVFEDVPDWVVTSNTKRNKTEGVQQKAGKTKLVKSNSDMKSPMAHVFGDLARASEEIINLKEQTLARLLDIEESIKKALYSVSNLKSESDIAGLSGLFKESLGAAQAPTSSGNISTIRIGSSRTKNSNNAIKTNENQSGDIESPKQPSPMSSPAFISISAARKTEVPPETTLCPSCRHAPKPEEKFKTTKTLKCHSPAPVKKGGQKQCPPKPKREVTVFEVQTDPKGTNKSLVGTKTITENYERTDNFGNKFYSTKTSTVLTTEPESMVKQVSTHPEVKLPVNKKS is encoded by the exons ATGGAATGGAGAAGCAGCCTGAAGCGCAGCCAGTCTCTGAAGGCTGTGACATGTGACAAACCCGTGTGGACAGATGCGGGCCTACGGGACAAGAGGGCATCTGTGTCTCAGCTCGTTGCCAG GTATCAGGTAGAAGTGAGTCAAAATATCCAAACTACTAATAGAATCGACACAGAAGAGAAATCAAAAGAAGACACGATCCAG caaAAGGCATGGCGACCTCACCTACAAGCTAGTGATTTGAAAGACGACGTTCATACTAACAAGTCTGAAACATGGACCGACGACACATGGATACAGTCCAAAAGTCAGACGAGTTTGTCCCGCAGCAGGTCTCTGGGAAGTTTAAACACCATCGACACTCTGAAGTCCAAATTTGAAGGAAAATCTGTGGCTCCAGTCAAACAGGAAACCTTCCTGTCACCTCCAAGAAAATCTGGCAATATTGTGTCAAAAGtagagaaaacaaaaaatactgaagATGGACAAAGCATTCCAGCTGAGGCTCCAGTGAACAAGGACACAACTGaggcaaaacaaacaagttTGTTTGAAAAG GTGGAAAATAACACCAAGATTCAGAGAAGAAAAACTATTGGAGGAATAGATTTTGAAACACTTGCAAAGTCTCAAGCTG aggagaagaggaggtctATTGTTGACTCCAGAGACATCTCAGAAAAAGTGGGTGTGTCTGTAAAGGCCATATCTGCTCTGTATCTGTCAAAGGTCGCCCCACAGGAACCAAAGACCCTG GTACCATCATCTGAATTGGCTAAGAGAACAAGGCTTACAAag ATGGCTGAAGACGCCAAAGCTGACACCCTGCCACCTGCTTCAGAGGATCAGTTAGAACTCCATTACAGAGCCACTATAGGATCAATGCAACAACGGAGACGGAAAAATGAGCTGAAACGGCTCCTGAAGCACACCAATCCAGAAATCACAACGCTGGACAAAGTGGTGGACAAGGAGCTGGCAGCAGTGTTGCAGTCCGAGGCTGAGGAGGCAGCTGCTGAAACAGGATATGAGGGAGAAGTCTTCTCAAAATGCTTGATATTTGAGAACTGCACCACAAGTCAAAAAGGATCATCTTACAGCATCAACATGGCACAGGAAACTGACCAAACACCTACTAGTGTGTTTGAGGGGCATGGGACCCACAGTGAGCCTAATAAAGAGttaacagaggaggaggaaagaataGATGTCCAATCCACCAGGAGGAGATTTAAGGAGCAGCCAATTAAAGGAATACAGTCATATCAACACCAACACCACATCAAGTCCCAAGACAATGTTTACAGTGAAGGTAAAACGCTACCAGACCAGATTATACAGAAATCTACATCAAATATTCAAGAGAGTCAGTACAAAACTACTGACCTTCATTCTATAGATCTATCTATAGAACAAGTTCAGTCTGAGAATTTAGACGAGGACTTTACACGCATCCCAGAGCCAGAAACATTTGGAGATATGATCAAAACATCTCAGGACCTCTTCCGTCACAACCCATTTATTACAGTTAATGTAGAAAAAGAGCATTCATCTTTTCAAAAAGAAGTTATCTCTGAAGTCGACATTCCAAATGTAAAGAACAGAAAACACCTTTTTGAATCAATGCCATTTGACAAGATAAAGCAGCAGAACAAAGATGATATAGAGACGATGGTGGAAAACATAAGGGAAACATTACGCCTACTATATTCTGCCAATGTTTTACAATCAAAAGGCTCCATCATTGAAGTCCATGAAACTATGATAGCCACAAAGGTTAAATTCATTTTAACAGAGACTGGACCGGTGATTATGGAAGACACCgtagcagagggaggagcacaGAACTTCATATTGCATCTCCTGCCACGAGCCAATGTAGAGCCACAAATTAAATACCTAAAAGAGGACAGAGATGGGGCTGTGAGGATTATGGAGGTGAATGCCCCAGTCCACCATAATCATCCAGACACTGAGTTTAAAACTGCCAACGTGGTCCAACTTATTGAAGATATACTTACTCAGGACAACTCTCTACGGAAAGGGGTGCTCATCCAGGATCAAGTGAAGCAATGTGCCCAAGTTAGTGTCTACTCTCTGTACTGTTATGTTGACAATGAAGATATAAAAAGTTACTGCCCCTCACAGCAAGCAACTGCAGAGGTAGTTGAACAAGAGGTGGGGAAAAGTGAAACAATTCAAAAAGAAATCCCTCAAGTGACTAGTGGAATAATTAAATCAGCAATACACTGCCTTCAAGAAAGCCAAACAGAAACGTGTACAACACCAGAAAGACCAGATATTAGAATAAGGGGTAATGTCAAGTTGTTCCGGAGTTGTATTGAAAAAGGTGATATGGAGTATTTGAAATCGCTCCAAGCTGAGGCAGACATGATAGAAGAGGAACTACCTACGAACTCTCCTAGCAACAATGCAAATGATGATAATGCAAGTGATATCGAATATGAGCCCATAGATATTAAAAGACTCAAAGGTCTATTCTCCGCAGATTCCATACCGGCTGCACCAAAACCAGAATCGTGTACAAATGTTTCTTGGTTGTCATCCAGGTCAGAAGACAAGAGTAAGAAGACAGCTAACTATGAAATGCTAGATAAGCAGCAACCCTATGCAAGTAATTATATTGAGGATAGAGAGTTTATCCACCAGGCTGAGTTAGTGGAGGTTACTAACGAATGCGAAGAAATTTGTGGTCTCCAAGCCGCAATTTCTCAGCTCCAGAAAGCAACAAATGAGGCCAAATCAATTCATGAGTCTTTACAAGAACGTCAAGACAAGCATCGGGCGAATCCAACTCCAGCTTTGGAAATTAGGACAGTCACATCACCTTTGAAAACCAATGACAGTAAAGATATCTCTACAGACCAGATTTATGATTCAGAGACTAAAACAGAGGATGAGGAAGTTGTTCTTGAGGGCAAACTCCAAGCTGCTTTACAAGCCCTGGAGAGATCTAACCTTAATGTAGCTCGTGGAGGTTTTGAAGCAGCAATGATATACAGAAATTCCAACAAAATCTCTTCTTCTGTAAAAGGACCACCTGGGGAGACAACTGCACAAACTACAGGCTCTTGTTTTGAATGTAAGCCAGGTTTAGTAGAGCAAAATGTGGGTGATGCAAGTAAAGAAGGAGCAAGCCAAAATGAATCcattatagaaaaaaacataaaaccacCTGGACCCAAACCAGCCCTTCCTCcaaaacctgaacatttaaaagCCAATCCAAAGGAGTCACAAGTAAAAGTTCCAATCCAGAATGTGAAAACAACATCTGGGAATAACACGGAAGTTGTGACaaatagtgcatctttagtgAAACAAGCAAATGATCATATAGAAATTCAAGGCACAAGTCAgtccaaaaacacagaaaaaaatattattgatgTAGCTGAAAAGGCCACAGCTGAGCAAAAGATGGATAAAGAAGAACCAGATGAAAGCCATCTTAACTTCCATGAGGCATGTCAAATATTTGGGGGTAAAAAAACAGCGATGAAAAAGGCCGCGCCAGTGAAGCCAAAAAGGGTGAAAATTGCAGACACTAAAAGCCAGGGGCAATCCAATTCAGGAATCCCAACATCTTGTAACAGTGATGAACAAGGGAATGACAGAGAGGTGAAAGTGACAATGAGGGAAAGGAAAGGGCGTAAAGAAACAGAGGATGAGCGGAGGCAGCGGTTGTCAATTCATATGGATGAGATCGTGAGAGGCAACATCACAGCTGCAATGGAAATCTATGACAATTTGAGGAAGCAGGAAGAGCTGGAGAACATCCTCATTCGGGTTGAAGAAATTGAGAAGGACACTAGTGAGGTAGATGTCAAGTCTTTGAGGAAGGTATTTGAAGATGTACCAGACTGGGTTGTGACCTCCAATACAAAGAGAAACAAAACTGAGGGAGTGCAACAGAAAGCAGGAAAAACAAAGTTAGTGAAATCAAATTCAGATATGAAGTCTCCAATGGCACATGTTTTTGGAGACTTGGCTCGAGCAAGCGAAGAAATCATTAATTTAAAAGAGCAGACTTTAGCTCGACTTTTGGACATAGAGGAATCCATAAAAAAGGCGCTTTACTCCGTCTCTAATCTGAAATCTGAATCAGATATAGCTGGATTATCAGGTCTTTTTAAAGAATCACTAGGAGCTGCACAAGCGCCAACTTCTTCAGGTAACATCAGCACAATCAGAATTGGGTCCAGTcgaacaaaaaactcaaataacgcaataaaaacaaatgaaaatcaaagtgGTGACATTGAATCGCCAAAACAACCAAGTCCTATGTCATCGCCTGCGTTTATCTCCATCTCAGCTGCTAGAAAAACAGAGGTCCCCCCAGAGACTACACTTTGTCCCTCATGTCGTCATGCACCAAAACCTGAGGAGAAATTTAAGACAACCAAGACTTTAAAGTGCCACAGTCCCGCACCAGTCAAGAAAGGGGGGCAGAAACAGTGTCCACCCAAACCAAAAAGGGAGGTTACCGTGTTTGAGGTTCAGACTGATCCCAAAGGAACAAATAAAAGCCTTGTAGGTACAAAGACCATCACGGAAAATTATGAGAGGACTGATAACTTTGGTAATAAATTTTACTCAACCAAAACTTCAACTGTACTCACCACTGAGCCAGAATCAATGGTGAAACAGGTCTCCACACATCCAGAAGTTAAACTACCAGTCAATAAGAAATCTTAA